A window from Ignavibacteriota bacterium encodes these proteins:
- a CDS encoding HAMP domain-containing protein, which yields MKYFNKLGIRQKFQIILGITFLLIALFLFFYFPQKQKSEMTESLQEKSKVIAQMIAKTSEAGLIFDDVSSVQTHLEVFKEMSDVNFAVVLKKDGTKFSAFNESEYENYKKNISNLIKESTESYAEGNKVFGLHSVGTGKEISGYVVVALSTSHVDDLASSAQNTALIISLIIFILGLSASRIFFNKVIYKPVKNLTSIADKLSVGDIEVTIKSNSNDEIGQLEKSFLSIIDSVKNQTQIAQYIANGKLDVKANVKSSKDSLSISMNNVIDSLVNLIDEANLLTKSAKEGRLSERGNVSKYNGGYQEIVQGINDTLDALLKPITEGVQILEKVALGDFIVKISSAYKGDHQLIKNSINSLTDSLNRTLLEVNESISATASASNQIASSAEEMTAGVQEQSSQIDEVASAIEEMASTIIQTTRNASSALEYSQKSGSLAKNGGEVVKQTVEGMNEIADIVSQTSTTIKELGKSSNQIGEIIQVIDDIADQTNLLALNAAIEAARAGEQGRGFAVVADEVRKLAERTTTATKEIATMIKQIQKDTNNAVESIESGTKVVENGKELANKAIISLKEIIESTNETKDVINLVAAASEQQSSSAEQISRNLTNINLVAKESAVGVQQIAKATEDLSNLTINLQEKISMFKLEANVNNFSIGTKTNIQRNVYAN from the coding sequence ATGAAATATTTTAACAAATTAGGTATAAGACAAAAATTTCAAATCATTTTGGGAATTACTTTTCTATTAATTGCCTTGTTTCTCTTTTTCTATTTCCCTCAAAAACAGAAATCTGAAATGACAGAATCTTTGCAAGAAAAATCAAAAGTAATTGCTCAAATGATTGCTAAAACTTCGGAAGCAGGACTCATTTTTGATGATGTTTCCTCAGTTCAAACTCATTTAGAAGTTTTTAAGGAAATGAGTGATGTTAATTTTGCTGTGGTGTTAAAAAAGGATGGAACAAAGTTTTCAGCTTTTAATGAAAGCGAATATGAAAACTATAAAAAAAATATATCCAATTTAATAAAAGAAAGTACTGAGTCATATGCGGAAGGTAATAAAGTTTTCGGCCTTCATTCGGTTGGAACTGGGAAAGAAATATCAGGTTATGTTGTGGTAGCTTTAAGTACTTCGCATGTAGACGATCTGGCTTCTTCTGCACAGAATACGGCTTTAATAATTAGCTTAATTATTTTTATTCTTGGTTTAAGTGCATCTAGAATTTTCTTTAATAAAGTAATTTATAAACCGGTAAAAAATCTTACATCAATTGCTGATAAACTTTCTGTTGGCGATATTGAAGTTACAATAAAATCAAATTCAAATGATGAGATTGGTCAATTAGAAAAATCGTTTTTATCAATCATTGATTCAGTTAAGAATCAAACTCAAATTGCACAATATATTGCAAACGGTAAACTTGATGTAAAAGCAAATGTGAAATCTTCTAAAGATAGTTTGTCAATTAGCATGAATAATGTAATTGATAGTTTAGTGAATTTAATTGATGAAGCTAATTTGCTAACTAAATCTGCAAAAGAGGGAAGATTATCTGAAAGAGGTAATGTTTCCAAATATAATGGAGGATATCAGGAAATAGTGCAAGGAATAAATGATACTTTAGATGCGTTATTGAAACCAATAACGGAAGGAGTGCAAATTTTAGAAAAAGTAGCTTTGGGTGATTTTATTGTTAAAATTAGCAGTGCTTATAAAGGTGATCATCAATTAATAAAAAATAGTATCAATTCTTTAACAGATTCTCTAAACAGAACTTTGTTAGAAGTTAATGAATCAATATCTGCAACTGCTAGTGCTTCTAATCAGATAGCTTCAAGCGCCGAAGAAATGACAGCTGGTGTTCAAGAACAGTCTTCACAAATTGATGAAGTTGCAAGTGCAATTGAAGAAATGGCTTCTACAATAATTCAAACAACAAGAAATGCTTCTTCGGCATTAGAATATTCTCAAAAATCAGGATCTTTAGCAAAAAATGGTGGAGAAGTTGTAAAACAAACTGTTGAGGGAATGAATGAAATTGCAGATATAGTAAGTCAAACTTCAACAACAATCAAAGAATTGGGAAAAAGCAGCAATCAAATTGGGGAAATTATTCAGGTCATTGATGATATTGCAGACCAAACAAATTTACTTGCATTAAATGCTGCAATTGAAGCTGCGCGAGCTGGTGAACAAGGCAGAGGATTTGCGGTAGTAGCTGATGAAGTAAGAAAATTAGCTGAGAGAACTACAACAGCAACAAAAGAAATTGCTACAATGATAAAGCAAATTCAAAAAGATACAAATAATGCTGTTGAATCAATTGAAAGTGGAACAAAAGTTGTTGAGAACGGTAAGGAACTTGCAAATAAAGCTATAATTTCGCTTAAGGAAATTATTGAAAGTACAAATGAAACAAAAGATGTTATAAATTTAGTAGCTGCTGCAAGTGAACAGCAATCATCATCAGCTGAGCAAATTAGTAGAAATTTAACAAACATAAATTTAGTAGCAAAAGAATCTGCAGTAGGTGTTCAACAAATTGCTAAAGCTACAGAAGATTTAAGCAATTTGACAATCAATCTGCAGGAAAAAATATCAATGTTTAAATTGGAAGCAAACGTAAATAATTTCTCTATTGGTACTAAAACAAATATTCAAAGAAACGTCTATGCTAACTAA
- a CDS encoding TonB-dependent receptor, whose protein sequence is MKGAVTGNYVKEDFNSKVSLVIDDIKGWDFEAVTARPTFPNLNVNKKYGQKNLGVAADVNYKGLSFTGFYSNNQHDMLGILPYATFEGVNKYDRLFLNIGYNHKIGETWEATANLTHSGSILTLNDEALVAADKHSSSDYVGEITLGGEIAENFNLIVGGVLDSRNKNKVGSTDAIKEPYHLTQLSSYVQADYRPISNLKIIAGAQMNKPEEKDIDIVPRFGAIYNVVDEFGVKALYGQAFRSPWPVEQFLQNPTIVGNPDLDPEKIATLDIQLFYTIKNAEVSLTYYNSKYTNSITRQPLADRPGVLTYVNLGELHMNGIEVEGKTTIIKDVFIIG, encoded by the coding sequence ATGAAAGGAGCAGTTACAGGTAATTATGTTAAAGAAGATTTTAATTCAAAAGTAAGCTTAGTAATTGATGATATAAAAGGTTGGGATTTTGAAGCAGTTACTGCTCGACCAACTTTCCCAAATTTAAACGTGAATAAAAAGTATGGACAAAAAAATCTTGGAGTTGCTGCAGATGTTAATTATAAAGGTTTAAGTTTCACAGGATTTTATTCAAATAATCAGCATGATATGTTGGGGATTTTACCTTATGCTACATTTGAAGGTGTAAATAAATATGATAGGTTATTTCTAAATATTGGTTACAATCATAAAATAGGTGAAACTTGGGAAGCAACTGCAAATTTAACACATAGTGGTTCAATATTAACACTAAATGATGAAGCACTTGTTGCTGCTGATAAACATTCTTCTTCCGATTATGTAGGTGAAATAACATTAGGTGGAGAAATTGCAGAAAACTTCAATTTAATTGTTGGAGGAGTTCTTGATTCAAGAAATAAAAACAAGGTTGGTTCAACAGATGCGATTAAAGAACCTTATCATTTAACTCAACTTTCAAGTTATGTTCAAGCAGATTATAGACCAATAAGCAACTTGAAAATAATTGCCGGCGCTCAAATGAATAAACCGGAAGAAAAAGATATTGATATTGTTCCAAGATTTGGCGCAATTTATAATGTAGTTGATGAATTTGGAGTAAAAGCATTGTATGGACAAGCATTCAGATCCCCATGGCCGGTTGAACAATTTCTTCAAAATCCAACAATTGTTGGAAATCCAGATTTAGACCCAGAAAAAATTGCAACATTGGATATTCAACTTTTTTATACTATTAAAAATGCTGAAGTTTCTTTGACTTATTACAACAGTAAATATACAAATTCTATTACAAGGCAACCTCTTGCAGATAGACCAGGAGTTTTAACTTATGTAAATCTTGGTGAATTACATATGAATGGAATTGAAGTTGAAGGAAAAACGACAATTATCAAAGATGTATTTATTATTGGATAA
- a CDS encoding T9SS type A sorting domain-containing protein, protein MFADDATYPKLTNGTWYNKLPNFAETDVLFTTQLQTLKEFSIATVDTTYSGSLAAWRQPNNPEVDFFIYADWPTPIDLSYDDADLLTAGLGGFPVGDLAWFPAKYEEWMNQKDAEYDLIHKTLNGIVGVEKVDGLPTKFTLEQNYPNPFNPTTEINFSIPKSGNVTLKVFDAVGQEVATLVNEFKNAANYKVNFNAANLTSGVYFYRLEANDLLQTKKMLLIK, encoded by the coding sequence ATGTTTGCTGATGATGCAACTTATCCAAAATTAACAAACGGAACTTGGTATAACAAATTACCTAATTTTGCTGAAACAGATGTATTATTCACTACTCAACTTCAAACATTGAAAGAATTTTCAATTGCAACCGTAGATACAACTTATTCCGGTTCTTTAGCAGCATGGCGTCAACCAAATAACCCAGAAGTAGATTTTTTCATTTATGCAGACTGGCCGACTCCAATTGATCTTTCATACGATGATGCAGATTTATTAACTGCAGGTCTTGGCGGTTTCCCAGTTGGCGATTTAGCATGGTTCCCTGCTAAATATGAAGAATGGATGAATCAAAAAGATGCAGAATATGACCTAATTCATAAAACTCTTAATGGAATTGTTGGTGTTGAAAAAGTTGATGGTTTACCAACTAAATTCACTTTAGAACAAAATTATCCAAATCCATTTAACCCAACAACAGAAATTAACTTCTCAATTCCAAAATCTGGAAATGTTACTTTGAAAGTATTTGATGCAGTTGGTCAAGAAGTTGCTACTTTAGTTAATGAATTCAAAAATGCTGCCAACTATAAAGTAAACTTTAATGCTGCTAATTTAACAAGCGGTGTTTATTTCTATAGATTAGAAGCTAACGACTTACTACAAACAAAGAAAATGTTATTAATTAAATAA
- a CDS encoding TonB-dependent receptor, with the protein MAKLGAFFNVNKDLTVGLFNTFFGKPKENAGAIVNPEAKAVALVNLNVNYKLPISLPLELNVNFQNLLNSDYNYTEFGRNWVNSLPLQPGMAVYGGIAIQL; encoded by the coding sequence ATGGCAAAACTTGGCGCATTTTTTAATGTTAATAAGGATTTAACAGTTGGATTATTCAATACTTTTTTTGGAAAACCAAAAGAGAATGCCGGTGCAATTGTAAATCCAGAAGCAAAAGCTGTTGCATTAGTTAATTTGAATGTAAATTATAAATTGCCAATTTCACTTCCGCTCGAATTAAATGTTAACTTTCAAAATCTGTTAAACTCAGATTACAATTATACTGAATTCGGAAGAAATTGGGTTAATTCACTTCCGTTGCAACCTGGAATGGCAGTTTATGGCGGAATCGCAATTCAATTATAG
- a CDS encoding TonB-dependent receptor has translation MQKYLHLYILLILFFLSNLTYSQNAKIVGHVSDENNLSLVSANIFIDAIKKGVTSDANGNYIISNLEPGSYEITFSYLGYQSKKSNVNIMDNKTIELNIVLQSGVLQGEEVVVLGDQLKGQAKALNQQKENMNITNIVSSDQFGRFPDANIGDALKRITSITVNYDQGEARFGNIRGTEPRLNSFTINGERIPSAEAEIRNVQLDLVPSDMIQTIEVNKAVTPDMDADAIGGSVNLITKGAPNQFRLSTTLGGNYNQLSEKAAFNGAFTVGQRFADGMLGILLNGSYHDHELGSDNTEGSWDNDDGNIIIDEWEVREYQIRRLRQSIGGTFDLRLNPFNVIYLKGIYSNRKDWENRYRVTYSDDTIERQTKGGINGNTNENARLENQKMFSFALSGDHFFDGDMKLDWSAAYSKASEERPNERYINWAAEDVEVQFDLSDLETPKPIESVSMTQYVLDEISEEYQFTEEKDLNLKLNFEIPIIHSGNYSNKLKVGGRLKNKDKNRDNNFFEYSPLNEPENILNWGTKDYTNPNFLAGEYEIGLLTSNTAIGDLELNNANLFEKEDKPEEYAAANFSATENVIAGFLQLNQNFGDKLSMIAGLRFEQTDIDFEGNQFDEESEEITSTSGTDDYSNILPGIHLKYNFDDNTVLRFAWTNTLARPNYYDLVPYRSIAEDNEELAIGNSSLKPTTSMNFDLSAEKYLESVGILSCGIFYKAIEDYIYVYTEEDYFDNVSGNTYDEFFQPRNGASANLFGFEFAFQRRLDFMGSIFKNLNFYSNYTYTYSNTDNPVLNEQVEDDKDIELPGTSPHIVNANLSYQNENIVVGITFNYSAAYLDPDELDLTPGLERYYDSVVRLDLNGSYAFTPNLRLFFEANNLTNQPLRYYAGSQKRTYQAEYYDLRFNAGIKFDL, from the coding sequence ATGCAAAAATATTTACATCTCTATATTTTATTGATTTTATTTTTTCTTTCAAACTTAACTTATTCTCAAAATGCAAAAATAGTTGGACATGTTTCAGATGAAAATAATTTATCTCTTGTTAGTGCAAATATTTTTATTGACGCTATAAAAAAAGGTGTAACATCTGATGCAAATGGAAATTACATTATTTCAAATTTAGAACCCGGATCATACGAAATAACTTTTTCCTATTTAGGTTACCAATCGAAGAAAAGTAATGTAAATATTATGGATAACAAAACAATTGAACTTAATATTGTTCTACAATCCGGAGTTTTACAAGGTGAAGAAGTTGTTGTTCTTGGCGATCAATTAAAGGGACAAGCAAAAGCTTTGAATCAACAAAAAGAAAATATGAATATTACAAATATTGTTTCTTCAGATCAGTTCGGAAGATTTCCGGATGCAAATATTGGAGATGCATTAAAAAGAATTACATCTATTACAGTTAATTATGATCAAGGTGAAGCACGATTTGGAAATATTAGGGGAACTGAGCCCCGTTTAAACTCGTTTACAATAAATGGTGAAAGAATTCCTTCTGCTGAAGCTGAAATAAGAAATGTTCAATTAGATTTAGTACCATCTGATATGATCCAAACAATTGAAGTAAATAAAGCAGTTACTCCGGATATGGATGCCGATGCAATTGGTGGTTCAGTAAATTTAATTACAAAAGGTGCCCCAAATCAATTTAGATTATCTACTACTCTTGGAGGTAATTATAATCAATTATCAGAAAAAGCAGCTTTTAATGGGGCATTTACCGTAGGACAAAGATTTGCTGATGGAATGCTTGGTATATTATTAAACGGCTCTTATCATGATCATGAATTGGGTTCGGATAATACCGAAGGTTCTTGGGATAATGACGATGGTAATATAATTATCGATGAATGGGAAGTTCGCGAATATCAAATCAGAAGATTAAGACAAAGTATTGGTGGAACTTTTGATCTAAGGTTGAATCCGTTCAATGTTATTTATCTTAAAGGAATTTATTCAAATCGAAAAGATTGGGAAAATCGATACAGAGTAACTTATTCTGATGATACAATAGAACGACAAACAAAAGGTGGAATTAACGGAAATACAAATGAAAATGCTCGTTTAGAAAATCAGAAAATGTTTTCGTTCGCACTGTCCGGCGATCATTTTTTTGATGGAGATATGAAATTAGATTGGTCAGCTGCTTACTCAAAAGCCTCTGAAGAAAGACCAAATGAAAGATATATAAATTGGGCTGCTGAAGATGTAGAAGTTCAATTTGATTTATCAGATTTAGAAACTCCGAAACCTATTGAAAGTGTATCTATGACACAATATGTCTTGGATGAAATTAGTGAGGAATATCAATTTACTGAAGAAAAGGATTTGAATTTAAAATTGAATTTTGAAATACCAATAATTCATTCCGGTAATTATTCAAACAAATTAAAAGTTGGTGGAAGACTAAAAAATAAAGATAAAAATAGAGACAATAATTTCTTCGAATATTCACCATTGAATGAACCGGAGAATATTTTAAATTGGGGAACAAAAGATTATACAAATCCAAATTTTCTTGCCGGTGAATATGAAATAGGACTATTAACTTCAAATACTGCAATTGGAGATTTAGAATTAAATAATGCAAACTTGTTTGAAAAGGAAGATAAGCCAGAAGAATATGCTGCTGCAAATTTTTCGGCAACTGAAAATGTTATTGCCGGTTTTCTTCAATTAAATCAAAATTTTGGTGATAAACTTTCTATGATTGCCGGTCTCAGATTTGAACAAACTGATATTGACTTTGAGGGTAATCAGTTTGATGAAGAATCAGAAGAAATAACATCAACTTCTGGTACAGATGATTATTCAAACATTCTTCCCGGTATTCATCTAAAATATAATTTTGATGATAATACTGTTTTAAGATTTGCTTGGACAAACACTTTAGCAAGACCAAATTATTATGATTTAGTACCGTACAGATCAATCGCAGAAGATAATGAAGAACTTGCAATTGGTAATTCCTCATTAAAGCCAACGACATCAATGAATTTTGATTTGAGTGCTGAAAAATATTTAGAATCAGTAGGAATACTTTCCTGTGGAATTTTTTATAAAGCTATTGAAGATTACATATATGTATATACTGAAGAAGATTATTTTGATAACGTTTCCGGAAATACTTACGATGAATTTTTCCAACCTCGAAACGGAGCCTCGGCAAATTTATTCGGATTTGAATTTGCATTTCAAAGAAGACTAGATTTCATGGGAAGTATTTTTAAGAATTTAAACTTCTATTCAAATTATACTTACACATATTCAAATACAGATAATCCGGTACTTAATGAACAAGTTGAAGACGATAAAGATATTGAATTACCGGGAACTTCACCTCACATTGTTAATGCAAATTTATCATATCAAAATGAAAATATTGTTGTTGGAATTACATTTAATTATTCCGCAGCTTATTTGGATCCAGATGAATTAGATTTAACTCCCGGTTTGGAAAGATATTATGATAGTGTTGTAAGGCTTGATCTAAACGGCTCTTACGCATTTACTCCTAATTTAAGATTATTTTTTGAAGCGAATAATTTAACAAATCAACCATTACGTTATTATGCCGGTTCTCAAAAAAGAACTTATCAAGCGGAATATTATGATTTGAGATTTAATGCTGGAATTAAATTCGATTTATAA
- a CDS encoding TonB-dependent receptor plug domain-containing protein gives MKNYNKISISLIFVFLLIVFNSNNILAQEEQNLTEMSLEDLLNMEVTTASKKAEKTTDAPGIISTITSEEIKYFGANNLFEILEKSTSIQSIGSHLFPYNVSAMRGDLRTHYDNHMLILINGRPVRDGVMGGLNSSVYAGYPIDMIEKIEIV, from the coding sequence ATGAAGAATTACAACAAAATTAGTATTTCACTTATTTTTGTTTTCCTTCTTATAGTATTCAATTCAAACAATATTCTAGCTCAAGAAGAACAAAATTTAACGGAAATGAGTTTAGAAGATTTGCTTAATATGGAAGTAACAACGGCATCCAAAAAAGCAGAAAAAACAACTGATGCGCCGGGGATAATTTCAACGATTACTTCAGAAGAAATTAAATACTTTGGAGCAAATAATTTATTTGAAATTTTAGAGAAATCAACTTCAATTCAATCAATTGGGTCACATCTTTTTCCTTATAACGTTTCTGCAATGCGCGGTGATTTAAGAACACATTATGACAATCATATGTTAATTTTAATTAATGGAAGACCAGTTAGAGATGGCGTAATGGGAGGGTTAAATAGTTCAGTTTATGCGGGATATCCAATAGATATGATTGAGAAAATTGAAATTGTTTGA
- a CDS encoding TonB-dependent receptor produces MSVNNYSVRNKLVPLVSLIIVLLLQTSLFAQSGSIRGTIFDKATSETLLGANISVKGTSLGAASDMEGNFIIRNIPVGKYTLEVSYIGYNSQMLDINISENRVIDQDFFLELKTIESGTVTVTGQASGQLEAINRQLTSNTITNVVSSEQIRELPDDNAATALSRLPGVSLMNGDEVVIRGVESKLNQVLINGIQLPSTNMETRSTNLGFISSSMISSIEVIKAITPDMDANTIGGVVNLKLMEAPSDLHFDVLTQGNYNYSDRNYNNYKFWGSVSNRFFDDKFGVFLQANADRSDGGNQTASIGLTLDGSRNIYGESAYLTTSANFGYGRSIVDISGGSLIMDYKLPNGKIILQNTYAGNFTDQRNNIIGLDFGGTDVHYTVDRNKFGRDLWINALQAENSFGDFKVEASLAHSSTNQYTRNAYSPWGAGNGWTDFNNESNFDAPFGVGSDNLPITYSSPAVQAGLTLQRAYEIFDNLNPSDVDSATLEGWVSSIKNRFNQHLYNGALDVSTPVNFSTDITATFKAGGKYTKTTRVNDFDRTFSGSSDDDTYRKVEDFFPIHRDGERRMRLTDVLDDDFDRGKNYLSDQYDFKNGFKYVIDADVYDDWLYLAQTGWESALKEDDSWRDDWNGSETFAAGYIMGTFNLYRNLTLIAGLRYENYNMNYRAEFTVVTHNVYGDAVSTKMGTADVPYDYYNVDRYDINYFPNVHLKYQVNDWSDIRIAYTNSIVRPDYASIIPKITLFPGNNYVVGNPKLKPTTAKNLDVIASVYSNIVGLFSINGFYKELEDAQYRTGIYYGNVDLYGENLFMPDSAILQDNFNYLTKVTDIVNTTLNNPNLGYIRGIEVSWQTNFWYLPQPLNSLVLNVNYTKSGSNVNYRIIRNIPVRLPGPRPGTYIYEYTTNDTIYSGRLIQQADDVINVALGVDYKGFSGRLSFNMRGNVINSVGTRPEESSYTGNIYRWDFTLKQDLPVDGLSLSFNGLNIFHNGIESFRKFKLTQDSPVTENLVSVLYPPTIYQLNLRYNF; encoded by the coding sequence ATGAGCGTAAACAATTACTCAGTTAGAAATAAACTAGTACCGCTTGTTAGTCTCATAATCGTTTTACTATTACAAACTTCATTATTTGCCCAATCTGGATCTATAAGAGGAACAATCTTCGACAAAGCAACTTCTGAGACACTATTGGGCGCAAATATTTCAGTCAAAGGTACAAGTTTAGGTGCTGCTTCTGATATGGAAGGTAATTTTATAATTAGAAATATTCCGGTCGGGAAATATACTTTAGAAGTATCTTATATCGGATATAACTCTCAAATGTTAGATATAAATATTTCTGAAAATCGAGTAATTGATCAAGATTTCTTTCTGGAATTAAAAACTATTGAAAGCGGAACTGTAACTGTTACTGGTCAAGCTTCTGGACAGTTAGAAGCTATAAATAGACAATTAACTTCAAACACAATTACAAACGTAGTTTCTTCCGAACAAATAAGAGAATTACCTGATGATAATGCAGCTACAGCTCTTAGCCGTTTACCAGGTGTTTCGCTTATGAATGGTGATGAAGTTGTAATTCGCGGTGTGGAATCAAAATTAAATCAGGTTTTAATTAATGGTATTCAATTACCATCAACTAATATGGAAACCCGTTCAACAAATCTTGGTTTCATTTCATCAAGTATGATTTCCAGCATTGAAGTTATTAAAGCTATAACACCAGATATGGATGCAAACACAATTGGAGGTGTTGTTAATTTAAAATTAATGGAAGCTCCATCAGATCTTCACTTCGATGTTCTTACTCAAGGAAATTATAATTATTCAGATAGAAATTATAATAATTATAAATTTTGGGGAAGCGTAAGCAATAGATTTTTTGATGATAAATTTGGTGTTTTCTTGCAAGCAAATGCCGATCGTTCTGATGGTGGAAATCAAACTGCTTCTATTGGTCTTACACTGGACGGTTCTAGAAATATATATGGAGAATCTGCTTACTTAACAACTAGTGCAAATTTTGGATATGGTAGAAGCATTGTAGATATTTCCGGTGGTAGCCTTATTATGGATTATAAATTGCCAAACGGAAAAATTATACTACAAAATACTTATGCAGGAAATTTTACAGACCAACGAAATAATATCATCGGATTAGATTTTGGTGGTACAGATGTTCATTATACAGTTGATAGAAATAAATTTGGTAGAGATTTGTGGATTAATGCTCTACAAGCTGAAAATAGTTTTGGTGACTTTAAAGTTGAAGCAAGTTTAGCTCATTCAAGCACAAATCAATATACAAGAAATGCATATTCACCTTGGGGAGCCGGTAACGGATGGACTGATTTTAATAATGAGTCTAATTTTGATGCTCCTTTTGGAGTTGGTTCAGATAATTTACCAATTACATATTCTTCTCCGGCCGTTCAAGCAGGTTTGACTTTACAAAGAGCATATGAAATTTTTGATAATTTAAATCCTTCGGACGTTGATAGTGCAACTTTGGAAGGATGGGTATCATCTATTAAAAATAGATTTAATCAGCACTTGTATAATGGTGCATTAGATGTTTCGACACCTGTAAATTTTTCCACAGATATTACCGCAACTTTTAAAGCAGGCGGAAAATACACAAAAACAACACGCGTAAATGATTTTGACAGAACTTTTTCAGGTTCTTCTGATGATGATACTTATAGAAAGGTAGAAGATTTCTTTCCTATACATAGAGATGGTGAACGTAGAATGAGGTTAACCGATGTTTTAGACGATGATTTTGACAGAGGAAAAAATTATTTAAGCGATCAGTATGACTTTAAGAATGGATTTAAATATGTTATAGATGCAGATGTATACGACGATTGGCTTTACTTAGCACAAACAGGTTGGGAATCTGCTTTAAAAGAGGATGACAGTTGGAGAGATGATTGGAATGGATCAGAAACTTTTGCAGCAGGCTATATAATGGGTACTTTTAATTTATATAGAAATCTTACATTAATCGCCGGTCTTCGATATGAAAACTATAACATGAATTATCGTGCTGAGTTTACTGTTGTTACACATAATGTTTATGGTGACGCTGTTAGTACAAAAATGGGAACAGCAGATGTTCCTTATGATTATTATAATGTAGATAGATATGATATAAATTACTTCCCAAACGTACATTTAAAATATCAAGTTAATGATTGGTCGGATATTAGAATAGCCTATACAAACAGTATTGTACGCCCTGATTATGCATCTATTATTCCTAAAATAACTCTTTTCCCTGGCAATAATTATGTAGTTGGTAATCCTAAATTAAAACCAACAACGGCAAAAAACTTGGATGTTATTGCATCTGTTTACAGCAATATTGTTGGTCTTTTTTCAATTAATGGATTTTATAAAGAGTTAGAAGATGCTCAGTACAGAACCGGAATATATTATGGAAATGTTGATTTGTATGGTGAAAATTTATTTATGCCAGATTCAGCAATTTTACAGGACAATTTTAATTATTTAACAAAAGTTACAGATATTGTTAATACAACATTGAATAATCCGAACTTAGGTTATATTAGAGGTATTGAAGTTTCATGGCAAACAAACTTCTGGTATTTGCCCCAACCATTAAATTCACTTGTGTTAAATGTGAACTATACAAAATCCGGATCAAACGTGAATTACCGAATTATCAGAAATATACCTGTAAGACTTCCCGGTCCAAGACCTGGTACATATATATATGAATATACAACAAATGATACGATTTACAGTGGAAGATTAATTCAACAGGCAGATGATGTAATTAATGTTGCTTTAGGTGTTGATTATAAAGGATTTTCAGGTCGTTTATCATTTAATATGCGAGGGAATGTGATAAACTCTGTTGGTACAAGACCGGAAGAATCTTCATATACCGGAAATATTTATAGATGGGATTTTACACTCAAGCAAGATTTACCAGTTGATGGATTAAGTTTATCATTTAATGGATTGAATATTTTTCATAACGGAATTGAATCATTTAGGAAATTTAAACTTACACAAGATTCTCCGGTAACAGAAAATTTAGTTTCGGTTTTATATCCACCAACAATTTATCAGCTTAATTTAAGGTATAATTTTTAA